One part of the Prochlorococcus marinus str. MIT 9313 genome encodes these proteins:
- the psaB gene encoding photosystem I core protein PsaB, which translates to MATKFPSFSQGLAQDPTTRRIWYGIATAHDFESHDGMTEERLYQKLFSTHFGHLAVIGLWVAGNLFHIAWQGNFEQWVADPQNVQPIAHAIWDPHFGQGITDALTQAGASRPVNICYSGLYHWWYTIGMRTNTELYQGAIFIDILVAWLLFGGWLHLQPKFRPSLAWFKNAEAMMNHHLAVLFGFTNIAWTGHLVHVAIPESRGQHVGWDNFLTVLPHPEGLTPFFTGNWGAYAQNPDSLNHAFGTSEGAGTAILTFLGGVHPQSGALWLTDISHHHIAIGVFMIIGGHMYRNSFGIGHTFKEITDGHNTNHPNDPHKDGFREKIGHYGLNHNGITDTINNSLHFQLGLALACLGTAASLVAHHMGALPSYAFIAQDYTTQAALYTHHQYIAIFLMCGAFSHGAIFFVRDYDPEANKDNVLARVLETKEALISHLSWVCMLLGFHTLALYLHNDVVIAFGTPEKQILVEPIFAQFIQAASGKVMYGLDVLLANANSAPSLAAAGMPGDHYWMDLINASPEVSNFMPIGPGDFLVHHGIALGLHTTALILIKGALDARGSKLMPDKKDFGYAFACDGPGRGGTCDISAWDSTYMAIFWALNTIAWATYYWHWKHLAAWQGNMAQFNESSTHLMGWFRDYLWINSSQIINGYNPFGINNLSPWAYMFLAGHLVWATGFMFLISWRGYWQELIETLVWAHQRSPIANLVGWRDKPVALSIVQARLVGVTHFAVGNIFTFGAFVIASTASKFG; encoded by the coding sequence ATGGCAACGAAATTTCCTTCGTTCAGCCAGGGTCTGGCACAGGACCCTACAACCCGCCGTATTTGGTACGGCATAGCCACGGCTCACGACTTCGAGAGCCACGACGGCATGACCGAAGAACGGCTTTACCAAAAGCTGTTCTCTACCCATTTCGGTCATCTGGCTGTTATTGGCCTATGGGTTGCAGGAAACCTGTTCCATATCGCCTGGCAGGGCAACTTCGAACAGTGGGTCGCCGACCCACAAAATGTTCAACCGATTGCCCACGCAATTTGGGATCCTCACTTCGGTCAAGGCATCACTGATGCTTTGACTCAAGCGGGTGCTTCCCGTCCAGTAAACATTTGCTATTCCGGTTTGTACCACTGGTGGTACACCATCGGAATGCGCACCAATACAGAGCTTTACCAGGGCGCCATCTTCATTGACATCCTGGTTGCTTGGCTCTTGTTCGGTGGTTGGCTGCATTTACAGCCAAAGTTCCGTCCTTCGCTGGCGTGGTTCAAGAACGCTGAGGCGATGATGAATCATCACCTCGCAGTGCTGTTCGGTTTCACCAACATCGCCTGGACTGGTCACCTCGTTCACGTGGCCATTCCTGAATCACGTGGTCAGCACGTCGGTTGGGACAACTTCCTCACAGTTCTCCCACACCCTGAAGGGTTGACCCCATTCTTCACAGGAAACTGGGGAGCCTATGCACAGAATCCTGATTCTTTGAATCATGCCTTTGGTACTTCTGAAGGCGCTGGCACGGCCATCCTTACTTTCCTAGGTGGTGTTCATCCACAGAGTGGTGCCCTTTGGCTGACTGACATCTCGCACCACCACATTGCGATCGGTGTCTTCATGATCATCGGTGGCCATATGTACCGGAATAGTTTCGGTATCGGCCATACCTTTAAGGAAATCACCGACGGTCACAACACCAATCATCCCAATGATCCTCATAAGGATGGTTTCCGAGAAAAAATCGGTCACTACGGTCTCAATCACAACGGGATCACCGACACGATCAACAACTCCCTGCACTTCCAACTTGGTCTTGCTCTTGCCTGTCTAGGTACAGCAGCAAGCCTTGTAGCGCATCACATGGGCGCCTTGCCCTCGTATGCCTTCATTGCGCAGGACTACACCACTCAGGCAGCTCTTTACACCCACCATCAGTACATCGCCATCTTCCTGATGTGCGGTGCCTTCTCCCACGGAGCAATCTTCTTTGTCCGTGACTATGACCCTGAGGCCAATAAGGACAATGTTCTTGCAAGGGTCTTAGAAACCAAAGAAGCACTTATCAGTCACTTGAGCTGGGTTTGCATGCTCCTCGGTTTCCACACCCTGGCGCTGTATCTCCATAACGATGTGGTGATTGCTTTCGGAACCCCCGAAAAGCAGATCCTTGTTGAGCCCATCTTTGCTCAGTTCATTCAGGCCGCTAGTGGCAAGGTCATGTATGGCCTTGATGTGCTGCTGGCGAATGCAAATAGTGCCCCTTCCTTGGCTGCGGCTGGGATGCCTGGGGATCACTACTGGATGGATCTGATTAATGCCAGTCCAGAGGTTTCCAACTTCATGCCTATTGGCCCAGGAGATTTCCTGGTTCACCATGGCATTGCCTTGGGTCTTCACACCACTGCATTGATCTTGATCAAGGGAGCACTTGATGCAAGAGGTTCCAAGCTGATGCCCGATAAAAAGGACTTCGGCTATGCCTTTGCTTGTGATGGCCCTGGACGTGGCGGCACCTGCGACATCTCTGCGTGGGACTCCACTTACATGGCTATTTTCTGGGCACTGAATACCATTGCTTGGGCAACTTATTACTGGCACTGGAAGCACCTTGCCGCTTGGCAGGGCAACATGGCTCAGTTCAATGAGTCCAGTACCCACTTAATGGGTTGGTTCAGGGATTATCTCTGGATCAATAGTTCCCAGATCATCAATGGCTACAACCCATTCGGGATTAATAATCTCTCCCCTTGGGCATACATGTTCCTTGCAGGCCATTTGGTCTGGGCAACAGGATTCATGTTCCTGATCTCTTGGAGGGGTTATTGGCAGGAGCTGATCGAGACTCTCGTTTGGGCTCATCAGCGCTCTCCGATTGCCAACCTGGTTGGATGGCGTGATAAGCCAGTAGCTCTTTCGATCGTGCAGGCCCGTCTGGTTGGCGTGACTCACTTTGCAGTGGGCAACATATTTACCTTCGGTGCCTTTGTGATTGCATCTACAGCTAGCAAGTTTGGATAA
- the psaA gene encoding photosystem I core protein PsaA — protein sequence MTISPPERGEKAKPIYDQPVDRDHVPADFEKFEQPGFFSKSLAKGPNSTTWIWNLHADAHDFDTHIGDLEETSRKIFSAHFGHLAIVFIWMSGAFFHGARFSNYSGWLADPTHVKASAQVVWPIVGQEIMNADMGAGFNGIQITSGIFQMWRAWGITSETELMALATGALIMAALVLHGGIFHYHKAAPKLEWFKKIESMLQHHQIGLFGLGSLGWTGHLIHVANPTNALLDAIDAGTPMVLDGKTIATAADIPLPHELYNADLVGQIYPGLASGVGNFFSANWWAFSDFLTNNGGVNPVTGALWSTDVAHHHLAWAVFLMFGGHVYRSRFGIGHSMKEIMGNVKGDPLLFPAPNGHKGLFEFLSNSWHAQLAVNLACIGSGSIVVAHHMYSLPPYPYLATDYPTVLGLFTHHMWIGGLMICGAAAHAGIAVIRDYDVSVHVDNVLDRMFKARDAIISHLNWVCMFLGFHSFGLYIHNDSMRALGRSQDMFSDSAIQLQPVLAQWIQSLWASSIGTSAVVGTTTGLPGAVSDVFNGSVVAVGGKVALMAIPLGTADLMIHHIHAFTIHVTCLILLKGVLFARSSRLVPDKANLGFRFSCDGPGRGGTCQVSSWDHVFLGLFWMYNSLSMVIFYFSWKMQSDVWGTVNSDGSVTHLVSGNFAQSAITVNGWFRDFLWAQSSQVLTSYGTGLSGYGLLFLGGHFVWAFSLMFLFSGRGYWQELFESIIWAHNKLKLAPTIQPRALSITQGRAVGVTHFLFGGIVTTWAFFHARLLGLG from the coding sequence ATGACCATCAGCCCACCAGAGCGTGGGGAAAAAGCGAAGCCCATTTACGATCAACCAGTCGACCGGGACCACGTTCCAGCCGACTTTGAAAAATTCGAACAACCCGGATTTTTCTCGAAAAGCCTCGCTAAAGGACCAAACTCCACAACCTGGATTTGGAACCTCCACGCTGACGCCCACGACTTCGATACCCACATTGGGGATCTGGAAGAAACCAGCCGGAAGATCTTTTCGGCGCACTTCGGCCATTTGGCCATAGTGTTTATCTGGATGAGCGGTGCCTTCTTCCACGGTGCCCGCTTCTCCAACTACTCCGGCTGGCTAGCCGACCCCACGCACGTGAAAGCAAGTGCGCAGGTCGTTTGGCCAATCGTCGGTCAAGAAATCATGAATGCTGATATGGGTGCCGGTTTTAACGGCATTCAGATCACCTCCGGCATTTTCCAAATGTGGAGGGCCTGGGGCATCACCAGTGAGACGGAGCTCATGGCTCTGGCAACTGGTGCCCTAATCATGGCTGCCCTGGTACTCCATGGCGGAATCTTCCACTACCACAAAGCAGCTCCAAAGCTGGAGTGGTTTAAGAAGATTGAGTCGATGCTTCAGCACCATCAGATTGGTCTGTTTGGCTTGGGCTCTCTTGGTTGGACAGGTCACTTGATCCATGTGGCCAACCCCACCAACGCCCTTTTGGATGCCATAGATGCAGGCACTCCAATGGTGCTTGATGGCAAGACCATCGCCACTGCAGCGGATATCCCTCTGCCACACGAGCTCTACAACGCTGATCTCGTTGGCCAGATTTATCCAGGTCTTGCTTCAGGCGTCGGGAATTTCTTCTCGGCTAATTGGTGGGCCTTTAGTGATTTTCTCACCAACAACGGAGGAGTGAATCCTGTAACTGGTGCTCTATGGAGTACTGATGTTGCTCATCACCATTTGGCATGGGCGGTCTTTTTGATGTTTGGAGGTCATGTATACCGCTCAAGATTCGGTATCGGCCACAGCATGAAAGAGATCATGGGGAACGTAAAGGGTGACCCCCTGTTATTCCCAGCTCCCAATGGTCACAAAGGTCTCTTTGAGTTCCTATCCAATAGCTGGCATGCTCAGCTGGCAGTGAACTTGGCCTGCATTGGTTCAGGAAGCATCGTGGTTGCACACCACATGTATTCTCTGCCTCCATATCCATACCTAGCGACTGATTACCCAACGGTTCTTGGGCTATTCACACACCACATGTGGATTGGTGGCTTGATGATTTGCGGAGCAGCCGCTCACGCTGGCATCGCAGTCATTCGTGACTATGACGTCTCAGTGCACGTCGATAACGTGCTTGACCGCATGTTCAAGGCGCGGGACGCCATTATCAGTCACCTCAACTGGGTGTGTATGTTCCTTGGCTTCCATAGCTTCGGCCTTTATATACACAACGACAGCATGCGTGCTTTGGGTCGTTCCCAAGACATGTTCAGCGACTCTGCAATCCAGTTGCAGCCTGTCTTAGCTCAGTGGATCCAAAGCCTTTGGGCGTCTTCAATTGGCACATCAGCTGTGGTTGGCACGACTACAGGTCTGCCAGGTGCAGTTAGTGATGTGTTCAACGGAAGTGTTGTAGCAGTAGGCGGCAAGGTGGCTCTGATGGCTATTCCCTTGGGAACAGCCGACTTGATGATTCACCACATCCATGCCTTCACCATTCACGTAACTTGCCTCATCCTTCTCAAGGGTGTGCTTTTTGCCCGCAGTTCCCGTCTTGTTCCTGACAAGGCAAATCTTGGCTTCCGCTTCTCTTGCGATGGCCCAGGTCGTGGTGGTACCTGCCAGGTTTCCTCTTGGGACCACGTGTTCCTAGGCCTGTTCTGGATGTACAACTCCCTCTCGATGGTGATCTTCTACTTCTCGTGGAAGATGCAAAGCGATGTATGGGGCACTGTTAATTCAGACGGGAGTGTGACTCATCTCGTTTCTGGCAACTTTGCTCAAAGCGCCATCACTGTGAATGGTTGGTTCCGTGACTTCCTCTGGGCTCAGTCCTCACAGGTGCTCACGAGCTACGGCACTGGCCTCAGCGGCTATGGCCTGCTATTCCTTGGTGGCCACTTCGTGTGGGCCTTTAGCTTGATGTTCTTGTTCAGCGGCCGTGGCTACTGGCAGGAGCTATTTGAATCCATTATCTGGGCTCATAACAAGCTCAAGCTTGCTCCCACCATCCAGCCCCGGGCACTTTCGATTACGCAGGGCCGCGCAGTTGGTGTAACCCACTTCCTGTTTGGTGGCATTGTGACCACCTGGGCCTTCTTCCATGCCCGCCTTCTTGGGCTCGGCTGA